The segment GAGGGCTCATAACGACCACAAATGCGAGTTAGTTGGGTCAGCAGACAGCGTAGTGCCCGGTTCTACTCGCTGACCACCAGGGTGTCCGCACCGCGGAGCTTCGCTTTGCCCCGCTCCAGCAAAGGATCGACGACGGCGCGCAGGGCCGTCATCGAATCGTCCACTTCGAGGAGCACGGGGTGCTGGTAGGCAATGAGGGCCAGCAGGTCACGGATTGCCTCCTGCGCCTCGTCATCCCGCAAGCGTGGCTCGTGGCCCAGGAAGACTTCCGAAGGTTCATCCGAGCTGCCTTGGGCGTAGCTGATGGCGAAAGCCTGCAACTTGCCCTTGCGGGTGGCCGGAACTCCCGAGCCGAAAGCACTGGCCTTGGGCGCGCGCAACACGAGGGCACCATGTGCCCCCGTCAGATCGTCCAGGAACAGTCGCTGCACCGTCGGGATGGCCAACTCGCCCGGATTGTCCCAGTGGTGGACGGCGGTGTAGTACCGGCCGACGACGTCGCTCAGCTCCACCGATCCGGTGGCGAGGTCTTCCACCTGCTCGGAAGCCGCTTGCTCGGAACCGTCCCCGAACACCGGGAGCCGCAGTGGCTCGGGATCGACCACCACGAGTTGCGAACGCTGGATCGGTGCAAGCCCCGCCCACTCGGCGAACGCGGCACCGGACGTGCCGGGCTCCACCTTGCTGCGCAACTTGCTAACCCCCGACGGCGACTGTTCGGCTTCGCGCCGCAGCATGGTCAGGAGCGTGGCCCCTATCCCGCTCCGGCGGTGGTCCTTGGCAACCTCGATGTAGGCCCAGAGCCGTTCCGGATGCAGGGAGGCCTCGTGGACCACCCCGGCCGCAACAGGGATGCCGATGCCGTCAACGACGTCCTCCGCCACGATGCACCGGCGCCAAGGCTGGCCTTGACCGCTGTTGCTCGACGGTGCGAAGGCTGCACGGAACTGCTGGCCCGGCAGGGTTTCCGGCCCGCCCCACATTTCCAGGAGGGCAAGGTCGTCGCCCTCCCGCCATTCGCGGTACTCGATTCCCACGCTTAGGCGCCGATCAGTCGCGCGGCCAAGTAGCCCTCAACCTTGTCGAGTGAGACGCGTTCCTGGCTCATGGAGTCGCGCTCGCGGATGGTGACCGCCTGGTCATCCAGGGTGTCGAAATCCACGGTGATGCAGAAGGGCGTACCGATCTCGTCCTGGCGACGGTAACGGCGGCCGATGGCGCCGGCGTCGTCGAAGTCGATGTTCCAGTTCTTTCGAAGCTGCGCGCCCAGGGCCTTCGCCTTTGGGGACAGGTCCTCGTTGCGGCTCAGGGGCAGCACGGCTGCCTTCACGGGTGCGAGTCGCGGGTCGAGCTTCAGGACGGTACGGACGTCGACGCCGCCCTTGGCGTTGGGTGCCTCGTCTTCCGTATACGCGTCGATCAGGAAGGCCATGAAGGAGCGGGTCAGTCCGGCCGCGGGCTCGATCACGTAAGGCGTGTAGCGTTCGTTGGTGGCCTGGTTGAAGTAGCTGAGGTCAGTTCCCGATGCCTTCGAGTGCGTGGTCAGATCGAAGTCGGTGCGGTTGGCGATGCCTTCGAGCTCGCCCCACTCCGAGCCTTGGAAACCGAAGCGGTATTCGATGTCCGTGGTGCCCTTGGAGTAGTGGCTGAGCTTGTCCAGCGGGTGCTCGAAGAATCGCAGGTTCTCTTCCTTGATGCCCAGGCCGGTGTACCAGGACATGCGTTCCTTCATCCAGTACTGGTGCCACTCTTCATCCGTACCCGGCTCGACGAAGAATTCCATTTCCATCTGCTCGAACTCGCGGGTACGGAAGATGAAGTTGCCCGGCGTGATCTCGTTGCGGAACGACTTGCCGATTTGGCCGATGCCGAAAGGCGGCTTCTTGCGGGACGTGGTGAGCACGTTGCTGAAGTTGACGAAGATGCCCTGGGCGGTTTC is part of the Arthrobacter methylotrophus genome and harbors:
- a CDS encoding GNAT family N-acetyltransferase, with protein sequence MGIEYREWREGDDLALLEMWGGPETLPGQQFRAAFAPSSNSGQGQPWRRCIVAEDVVDGIGIPVAAGVVHEASLHPERLWAYIEVAKDHRRSGIGATLLTMLRREAEQSPSGVSKLRSKVEPGTSGAAFAEWAGLAPIQRSQLVVVDPEPLRLPVFGDGSEQAASEQVEDLATGSVELSDVVGRYYTAVHHWDNPGELAIPTVQRLFLDDLTGAHGALVLRAPKASAFGSGVPATRKGKLQAFAISYAQGSSDEPSEVFLGHEPRLRDDEAQEAIRDLLALIAYQHPVLLEVDDSMTALRAVVDPLLERGKAKLRGADTLVVSE
- a CDS encoding glycine--tRNA ligase → MAAKSVLDQVISLSKRRGFVFQAGEIYGGSRSAWDYGPLGAELKENIKRQWWQSVVRGREDVVGLDSSVILPRQVWEASGHVEVFSDPLVECLSCHKRYRADHLLEEYEEKKGRPAENGLKDIACANCGTRGEWTEPQEFSGLLKTFLGPVASDEGLHYLRPETAQGIFVNFSNVLTTSRKKPPFGIGQIGKSFRNEITPGNFIFRTREFEQMEMEFFVEPGTDEEWHQYWMKERMSWYTGLGIKEENLRFFEHPLDKLSHYSKGTTDIEYRFGFQGSEWGELEGIANRTDFDLTTHSKASGTDLSYFNQATNERYTPYVIEPAAGLTRSFMAFLIDAYTEDEAPNAKGGVDVRTVLKLDPRLAPVKAAVLPLSRNEDLSPKAKALGAQLRKNWNIDFDDAGAIGRRYRRQDEIGTPFCITVDFDTLDDQAVTIRERDSMSQERVSLDKVEGYLAARLIGA